The genomic segment ACGATCTGCCGCGCGCACTTGGCTGGCGCGTGGGCGATGAGCTGCGCTGGGGGCGCGCGTGGACCATCGCGCTCTCGCTGGCGGCCGTGATCCTGGCCCAGATGCCCGGGACGGTGGTCGCGTTCCTTGGCATCTTCGGCTTCGGCCTCTTCGCGGCCACGCTGGTGCCGTCGCTCGCCATCGGGCTCAATTGGCAGGGCGCCACACGCGAAGGCGCGATCGCGTCCATCGCCACGGGACTCGTGCTCACCTTGGCGCTCGAGTCGCTCGCGTTCCTGAAGGTGTTCTCGCTGCCGGCCGGCGTGACCATCAGCGGCCTGGCGCTCGTTCTCTCGCTGCTCGTCTTCTTCGCCGTCTCGTGGCTCACGCGTTCGCGCGCCGCCGGGCAGCTCGATCCGGACGTGCGCGTGGTGATGGAGGTCTAGACGCGGGTGGAAGCCGCTTCGTGCCTCGATAGTGGCTGCTTACCACGGATGGACACGGATTGAACGGATCAACGCGGATCGTTCTTGGGGTGATCGCCATGAGTGATCCGCGTTCTTCCGCTGCATCTTCGAATTCCGCGTCGCGAAGCTGACGTCGGCACTGCAATTCGTCCCAGCGCAACGCACCATCGCCAATCGCTATCCGAATTCGCGATCCTGAGTCCCACTCCGAATTCCAGATCCTAGGTCTATCGAAGGACTGCCTTGGCGATAGTCTGCAGCTGCATGTTGCTGGTCCCTTCGTAGATCGCGCCGATCTTCGCGTCGCGGTAGAACTTCTCCACCGGATAATCCTTGGTGTAGCCGGCGCCCCCCAGCAGTTCGACCGCGAGCGACGTCACCTGCTGGCAGACCTGCGATGCGTACAGCTTGGCCATCGCGCCGGTGACGGCGATGTCCAGCCCGGCCTCCTTCTGCCGCGTGGCGTTGTACACCATCAGCCGCGCCGCCTCGAGTTCGGTGGCCGCCTGCGCCACCTGGAATTGAAGCCCCTGGAACTCGGCGAGCGCCTTGCCGAACTGCTTGCGTTCCTTGAGGTACGCCACCGCCGCGTCGAGCGCGCCCTGCGCGTTGCCGATCATCTGGGCGCCGATGCCGATGCGCCCTTCGTTGAGCGTCTCGATGGCGATCTTGTAGCCCTGCCCCACCGGGCCCAGCACGTTGGCCGCGGGAACCGGCACGTTGTCGAGGATCAGTTCGCACGTGCTCGATGCGCGAATCCCCAGCTTGTCCTCCTTCTTGCCCACCGCAAAGCCGCGGAAGCCGCGCTCGACGATGAACGCCGTGATCCCCTTGTAGCCCTTCGACGGGTCGGCGTTGGCGAAGATGATGAAGAAGTCCGCCTCGGCGCCGTTGGTGATCCAGAGCTTGCGCCCGTTGAGCACGAAGGAGCCATCCGGCTGCGCGGTCGCGCGCGTCTGCAGCGCGAAGGCATCGCTCCCGGAGACCGCCTCGGAGAGCGCGTAGGCGCCCACCATGTCGGTGCACAGCCGCGGCAGGTATCGCGCCTTCTGCTCCTCGCTGGCGTACGTGAGCATCGGGTAGAGAACGAGCGTGTTCTGCACGTCCACCATGATGGCGGCCGCCGCGTCGGCCTTGCTGATCTCCTCGACGGCGATGGTGACCATCATCAGGTTCCCGCCGGCGCCGCCATGCTCCTCGGGGACCTGGATGCCCATCAGGCCGAGCTCGAAGTACTTGGGGATCAGCGTCGGGTCGAGCTTTGCCGCGCGCTCCATCTCCTGCACGCGCGGGCGCACTTCGCCGTTCGTGAACTCGGCGACGGCGTCGCGGAATGCGAGCTCGTCGTCGCTGAGGGTCGTCAGCGGGGGGCGCTGGGAGGAGAAGTCGTTGGTCATGGCCATAACCTAACACGGGCAGCGCGGGCGCACCCCACCCTCCGATGGGTACGGACATGGCTGACAGGAGATGAGGGACAGGCCAGCCGTTCTCCTGCGGGGGCGCGGAGGCTCACCTGACATCCTCGGGGGGCGAAGCGTGCAAGTCCCACGGTGGCCGCGCGTTGCCGGAACAATATTCCCCTACAAGTACGTATCGTAATAGACATTTACTTCGTCGACCCGGCCCGTTTTCGCGGTGCAATGTCCTGACGCGCGGTGCGCGAATTGCACGATAGGCAAGCCCCGAGTCCTCGGATATGCTACCCGGGTCCTTTGCCGACGTCCCCTGCCTTCGTGCGAGGCCCCGCTTCGGCGGACGCCAGCACGAGGCACCCACCCGAGCGACTCGCTGGGTTCCCAATGCGCCGCGCGCCGTACCGCCAAATGCTGGAGGACACTGCGCTCGCGCCGCGGCGGACCGGGGCTGGTGCCGGCTCTCCCGTCCTGTACCGGCCCGGCAGCGATCGATTCCCCTCTCACCCTCGGAACACGCTCCAATGAAACGCTTCCTTCTGCGGACGGCCGCCGCTGGCCTGGCCTGCCTCCTCGCGTCGATCCCGGCCCAGGCCCAGACCGACATCGTGACCGACATGCTGAGCCTGCGCATCCAACTGCGAGGCCAGATGATCGCGGAGCACTCGGATTTCGGCGCCGGCAATGACCGGCTCGGCGATCGCACCGATCTCCGGCTCCACCGGTTTCGCATCACGTTCACCGGGATGTTCGATAGCACCTACGGGTTCGTGATGAACACCCACAGTGCCATCAGTGGCACGAAGTCCGGCATCGTCGGCCATACCATTTCCACGGCGGATACCGACTTCAACGACAGCGGCGTCAGGCTGCTCGATGCGTACTTCATCGCGAACTACAACAAGTACGTGAATTTCAAGTTCGGACTCACGAAGATCCCGATGACTCGCGGGAATCTCGACGGCTGCTTCGACCCGATCGGAATTGACCGGTCGCTGTGGGCGTTCACGGGATACGGAACGTCGCCGATCAAGGCGAGTCGGGACATGGGCGTGAACATGTGGGGCAAGCTCTTCGGTGGCCGCTCCGTGTACCAGCTCGCGGCCTTCCAGGGACGCGAGGGATTCGCCCGCACGACGCACCCGTTCAGCGGGGCAACCGTGACGTCGAGCCAGACGCCGGGGAACTCGCTGCTCTACGTCGGGCGCATCCACTACTCGCTGCTCGACGCGGAGGCGGACGGCTCGGGCTACCAGGGATCGTATCTGGGCGACTTGAAGGTGCTGACGTTCGGCGTCGGAATGGGGCACGAAAGCGACGCCATCTACAAGAACGTCACGTCGGCGGGCGTGGTGTCGAACGAGGAGACGGTGGACTACAACGCCCTCACCGCCGACATGTTCTTCGAGTACCCGACCTCGGCCGGCACGGTCACCCTGACCTCCGCCTACATCAAGGTGGATTTCGACGATGTCTACAAGACGAACCTCAACCCCGGCGACCTGCTCACCAACTACGGCGGCGTGAACGGGCAGAAGGACGGCTTCTATGTGAAGGGCGCCTTCCTCCTGCCCAAGAAGTTCGGGAAGGAAGGCAAACTGCAGCCCTACGGCTACTACGAGAAGTTTGACGTCGCGGCGATCGCGGGCGTGAAGGAACAGACCATCACGCAGAAGGCGATCGGCGTGAACTGGTACATCCGCGGCCAGAACGTCCGGTTCACCACGGAGTACCTGAAGAACGAATTCGCCAAGCCCACCGGCCTGATTGGCGGCCGCGTCAATGCTTCCAACCAGCCCATCGATCTCGTCACCGAGAACACCTCGCTGCGCGCGATGTTCCAAGTCGCGTTCTGAGTGCACCCGACCACCGTTACCTCTCAACCAGGGATTCCACGATGCTCAAGTACCTCTTCCTTCCCATGCTGCTTCTTACGCTCGGTTTCTCGCCGGCGAATGCGGCACCCGATGATCCAGCCGGCGCGGTCACGTCCGTCGAAGGCACTCAGGTGACGCTGACAGTCACTGGCGCTATGCCGACGTGGGCCAGAAAGGGTGGCTATGTATCGGCCTTCACCGCCGAGGGGAAGCTCGTCGTCCGTGGTGCGAAGATCGTGAAGGTCGACGGGAACATCCTCACGGTCACGTCCCCCAAGGCCAAGGAGCTGAAGGTCGGAAAGGCGTACAAGCTCGCGAAGGCGAGAGTCACTGAAGGCTGTTAGCGATCGCATGGGGGGTGGGTGCGACTCGCCTTCTGAAGTACCAAGCGGGGCGGCCATCGGCGCAATGCCGGTGGCCGCCCCGAGGAGCCGCAATTCGAGCGCACGGACGGCTCGGGCCGGCGGCAAGCGGCGACGCTACCGGTGCATCGCGATCGGGATGCGCCGCTGGCCGAACGACCCGTCGAACGGGCGAAACCGGCCCGCGATGCCGGTGCCGCATGCCGGGCAGTGCCCGTCGGGCGTCAGCCGGTACTGGTCAATGCGATACCAATCGCGCGCGATGAGCGTCACGCCGCACCCGGGACAGACCGTGGCGCCGCCCTCGGTGTCGTGCACATTGCCCGTGTAGACGTAACGCAGCCCGGCGCGCTGCGCGATGTGGCGCGCTCGCGTCAGGGTCGCTGCCGGCGTCGGCGGCAGGTTGCGCATCTTCCAGTCGGGATGGAAGGCCGAGAAGTGCAGCGGCACGTCCGGACCGAGCTCGCGCGCGATCCAGCGGGACATCGCGTCCAGTTCGTCGTCGCTGTCGTTGCACCCCGGGATCACCAGCGTGGTGATCTCCACCCAGACGTCGGTCTCGTGCGTCAAATACCGCAGCGTGTCGAGCACCGGCTGCAGGTGGCCGCCGGAGAGCGCGACGTAAAAGTCCTCGGTGAATGCCTTCAGGTCGACGTTGGCCGCGTCCATCTTGGCGTAGAATTCGCGGCGCGGCACGTCGTTGATGTACCCCGCCGTCACCGCCACCGTCTTGAGTCCCGCGGCGTGGCACGCGTCGGCGGCGTCCATCGCATACTCGGCGAAGATCACCGGATCGTTATAGGTAAACGCCACGCTGGCGCAGCCGGCCTCGCGCGCGGCCGCCGCGATCTCCGCAGGCAGGGCGCGATCGACCAGCGTGTCCACCTCGCGTGACTTGGAGATGTCCCAGTTCTGGCAGAACTTGCACGTCAGGTTGCACCCCGCCGTGCCGAACGAGAAGACCGACGTTCCCGGATAGAAGTGATTGAGCGGCTTCTTCTCGATGGGATCGACGCAGAACCCGGACGACCGGCCGTACGTGGTGAGCACCATCGTCCCGTCCACCATCTGCCGCACAAAGCAGAGGCCGCGCTGCCCCTCGTGCAGCCGGCACTCGCGCGGACAGAGGTCGCACTGGACGCGACCGTCCGGCAGCGCGTGCCACCAGCGCGCCGGGTGGCGCGATTCGGGACTGAGCATCGCGTTCACTCGTGCCACTTCGCGACCGTGAATCGCGACAGTTTCACGCCGGACGCCCAGAATCTTCCGGGAAGGCCCGCCTTCTCCTTCAAGTGAAAGAGGAACTCGGCGGGCTTCGGGAGCTGCTCCCACACCTGCGGGAGATAGACGCTGCGATGGCGCCCGTATTCACACAGCACGCCGTCGACGTTGGGCCGCAGCGCCGAGAGCGCCTCTGTCTCGCTGGCCACCGTCATCGGTTCGGGCGCCGACAGCAGCGACACCTCCACGCGCACGTCCTCGAACTCGGTGTGCTTCAACGGGCGGAAGCGCGGATCCTGGAAGGCCGCGGCGACAGCGTTCTCCTGCACGTCCTCGCCCAGTGGGCGACGCGCCTCGATGGAGCCGATGCACCCGCACAGCTTGCCTCTCTTCGTAAGTGTCACGAAGGTGGCACCCGGTTTCGACAACCACGACGCATCGGCCGCCGCCGGCGTGCGCAGGCCAAGCGCTGCCCCGATGGCGCCGCGCGCGAGCCGCAGCAGCATGGCGCCCTTCACCTCCTCCGCGACCACGCCGGTGCGGGCGGCATCGTCCGCATCCACGGACACCGAGTCACCGCTCGCCGGCAGGAAGGCGAACGCGGCGTACCCCACCACACGCTCCGCATCACCCGCCGTCTGGCTCGAGTTGCGCACGTCGAGCACCACCGGCTTCAGGCCGTGCCGCTGCGCCGCAAGCAGCAGGCCGTTGATCGGCGTGGCCCCGCAGGCCTGACGATGCCCGATATGGTGGTTCAGTTGCAGGATCGCCGCCACCGTATCGGCATCCACGCGGCGGGCGACCTCATCGGGGAGGTAGTGCGAAAGGTCGGAACTGATCACGAGGAGTGTCTCGTCGCCGCCCCAGGCGAGGTCCAGCACGTCCGCCACCTGCGCCGCACTCGCCTCGCCCACCACCAGCGGGACCAGCTGGAAATCGCCGAGCACCTGCTGCAGAAACGGGAGCTGCACCTCGAGCGAGTGCTCGGGCTCGTGCGCGTCATCGTTGCGCGAGACGTGCGGCGAGGCATCAAGCTGTCGCATTACCTCGACGTCGAGGGCAACCTCACCGAAGGGGGTGCGGAAGCGGTCGCTCGTCGGCAGCGCGAGCCCCCGCAGCATCACGTGATGGGCGGGGCCGAGCAGCACGACCCGGCGATACCGGTCGCGCAGCGGCGCGAGTTGGGCGTAGGCGCTGGCAGCGATCGGTCCCGAGTAGATGTAGCCCGCGTGCGGCACGATGAGCGCCTTGGGCGCTCGCTCGAGCGCGGCGCCTTCGGGCCGTGCGAGCAGTTCGACAACGTCCTGCTTGAGCGAAGCGGGACGGGCGGCGTAGAACATCCCCGCCACGGCGGGAGGACGAACGGTGGTCATGGGGAATGACCTCGACGATCCGCGCGTTGCGCGTTGATCTCCGTGGGTGGAGCCTTCGGCCGCACCGGCGTCCGAAGGTCTGTCCTACGCTACTGTGCGCCGCGGCGGATTGCCATACGCGCCGGGGGCTCGGGGCGTTCCGGCGTCACGTCCGGAACACGTCGAGCGCCAATTCCACCTTCCCGAACGGCGCCGACACCTGCACGCCCTGCACCACCGGCCGCACCCGATCGAGCATCTCCCGCGCGATGGCGATCCCTTCGGCCACGGCGTGATCCTTGGACTTCTCGTTGGCGCGCCCCATGCGCTCGATGACGGCCGACGGCACCGTGACCCCGGGCACTTCATTTGCCAGGAATTCGGCGTTGCGCACCGACACGAGCGGCCAGATGCCGGCCACGACGGGGAGATGATGCTCCTCGATGCGCCGTACGAACGACTCGAGTTGCTCCGTGTCAAAGACCGGCTGCGTGACCGCGAACTCGGCGCCCGCCTCCACCTTCCACGCGAAGCGCTTCAGTTCGTGTTCCACGTCGATCGCGACCGGGTTCACGCCGACGCCGATCACGTAGCGCGTGGGGGCGCCAATGCTGTTGCCGCCCGGATCGACGCCGTGGTTGAGGCGGCTCACGAGATTCGTGAGGCCGATGGCATCGATGTCGAAGACCGCGGTCGCATCGGGATACGGCCCCATCTTGGGCGGATCGCCCGTGACGAGCAGCACATTGTGCAGGCCGAGCGCCGACGCGCCGAGCAGGTCGGAGAGCATACCCAGCAGGTTGCGGTCGCGGCAGGCGTAGTGGGTGACCGTCTCGATGCCGCAGGCCTGCTGGATGAGCACGCTGGTGGCGATGGCGCTCATGCGGCTTTGCGCGCGCGGGCCGTCGGGGACGTTCACGGCGTCCACGCCGGCGGCCTTCAGCTTGCGCACCTCGTCGAGCATGCGCGATGGCTCGACGCCGCGGGGCGGCACGATCTCGACACTGGTCACGAAGGCGCCGGCCGCGAGCTTTCGTCCCCACGCCGAGCGCTCGCCCAGCGCCACCGGCTGCACCGCGTGCGACTCGTGGTGCGCGGCCACCCGCGACAGTCGCCCGCCGCCGGCCGAACCCTCGACCGTCGCGTGGCGCGGCACCAGCGGGCGGACGCCGTCCACCATCGCGCGGATGTGGTCGGGCGTCGTCCCGCAGCAGCCGCCGATCAGTCGCACGCCGGCCTGGATCAGGTTGCGCGCATACGTCGACATGTACTCGGGGCTCGCCATGTACATGCGACGCCCGCTGACCTCGCGCGGCATGCCGGCGTTCGGCATCGCCGAGAGCTTCTTCGACGTGACCGGCACCATGCGCTCGATCGCCTCGAGGATGGTCTGTGGTCCCACGGAACAGTTGAGGCCGATGATGTCCGCGCCGCTCTCCTCCAGCGCCTCGGCCACTTCCTCGGGCGGCACGCCAAACGACGTGACGCCGTCGGGGCCCACCGTCATCTGCGCGATGACGGGGAGGGCGGGGTCCACGGCGCGGGCCGCCTTCACCGCCTGCGCGATCTCGTTCAGGTCGCTGAACGTCTCGAGGATGAAGCAGTCCACGCCGCCCTCGCGGAGGGCGCGCATCTGCTCGGCGAAGAACTCCTGCGCTTCCTCGCGCGAGGTGGGACCGTACGGCTCGATGCGCAGGCCCAGCGGGCCCACCGCCCCCGCCACCAGCGCCTGCTCGCCGGCCGCGTCGCGGGCCAGCGTCGCGGCGGCCACGTTGAACTCGCGCACGTTCGCCTCGAGCCCGTAGTGCTGAAGCTTGGGCCGGTTGGCGCCGAAGGAGTTGGTCTCCAGCAATTCCGCGCCGGCGCGCACGTAGTCGGCATGGATGCCGCGCACGAGGTCGGGCTGGCGGACGTTCAGCTCGTCGTAGCACTGGTTGATGAAGACGCCCTTCGCGTACAGCACGGTGCCCATCGCACCGTCGGCGATCACCACCTGCGCCGGATCAACGAGCCGATGCCGCAGCTCGTCGCGTGTTGCGCTCATGTCGCCTCCGCCGCGGTGCGCACCGCGTAGTACTTGCATTCCGGATGGTGGAGAACGATGGCGGCCGTGCTCTGCTCGGGGACGAGCTGGAATGCCTCGGTGAGCGTCATGCCGAGCGCCTGTTCCGCGGGGAGCAGCTTGAACAGCTGCCCGTGGTCGTCGAGATCGGGGCACGCGCCGTACCCCCACGAGTAGCGCTTGCCCTGCACCGGGTCGACGCCCAGTTCACGGCGGATGTGCGCGTGCATCCACTGCGCGGTGGCCTCGGCCGCCTCGACGGCGAGGCCGTGCACCAGGAAAGCCTCGCTGTACTCGCCGGCGGCCTGCAGCGCGGCGAACCGGGCCGCGGCCGCCTCGCCCACGGTCACGATCTGCAGGGCGATCACGTCCACCTCGTCGCTGGCGACCGGGCGCACGTAGTCGGCGAGGCAGAGATGCTCGCGTCCCACCTGGCGCGGGAAGTTGAAGCGTGCGATCTCGCGGCGCGCGCCGCCGTCGCTCTCGAACGCGGCGGGATCGTAGACGACCATCGCATTGCCATCGGCCTGGGCCGGGAAATAGCCGTACACCGCCTGCGGCTGCAGCCAGCCCTCGCGCGTGGCGTCGGCCTCGAGGCGCTGGCGCATGGGCTCGAACTCGGTGCGGACGAGGGTATCGAACGCCTCGCCCGAGCCGCGGCCGCCCCACTGCAGGCGGTAGAGCTCGTCGAGGTCGAGCAGGTCGAGCACTTCGCGCAGGGGGATGTCGTGCAGCACCCGCGTGCCGAAGAACGGCGCGCGCGGCACGGGCACGTCGGTGCGCACGGCGCTGCGCGCCCCGCCGGCCTCACCGGCACGGACGTCCTTGCCGACGTTCGTGTGCAGGAACACGTCGTTGCGCGCATCGGCCATCAGCTGCGCCGTGAACGAGGCACGCACCGCCGGATCCTGCAGGCGGTCCATCGTCTCGAGCCCCTCAAACGCGTCCTTGCAGTAGAAGACCCCCGGCTCGTACGCGCGTTCACCCTCCACGAACATCGCGCGGCGGCCAAAGCGGCGATTGATCGCCGCGCCGCCGATGAGCACCGGCAGCTGCAGTCCGCGCCGGTCGAGTTCCTGCACGCACAGCGGCATCTGCTTCGAGGTGCTCACGAGCAGGGCGCTGAGCCCGATGGCGTCGGCCTTCAGCTCGATGGCCTTGTCCACGATGGTGTTCACCGGCACCTGCTTGCCCAGGTCGTGCACCGTGTAGCCGTTGTTGGCGAGGATCGTGTTCACCAGCGACTTGCCGATGTCATGCACGTCGCCGTAGACCGTGGCGAGCACGACGGTCCCCTTGGTGTATCCCGCCTGCCGCTCGAGGAATTGCTCGAGGTGCTTGACCGCCCGCTTCATCACCTCGGCGCTCTGCAGCACGAAGGGGAGGATCAGTTCGCCCGCGCCGAACTTGTCGCCCACTTCCTTCATCGCCGGCAGCAGCACCTCGTTGAGCACACGCACCGGCTCCGCGCGCACCCCGGCCGCATCCAGCGCGTCCTCGATGCCTTCCTTCTTCCGGTGCACCACCATCCAGTGCACGCGCTGGGCGGCGGTCATCCCCGCTGTGGGATCGGCCTTCTCTCCCGTCTCCCGTCTTCCGTCTCCCGTCTGTTGGAAGTGCTCAAGGAACTTCTGCAGCGCATCCGGCCGCCGATTGAAGATCAGGTCGTCGGCGAGCGCCCGCTCCGTCTCCGGGATCTCGGCGTACGGCGTCACGTGCGCCGGATTCACGATTGCCGCGTCCAATCCGGCCTGCACGCAGTGGTGCAGGAAGACCGAGTTGAGCACGCCGCGCGCCTCGGGGGCGAGGCCGAACGAGACGTTGCTGACGCCGAGGATCGTGAGCACCCCCGGCAGCGAGCCCTTGATGGCGCGGATCCCGTCGATCGTCTCGTGCGCCGAATCCACCCACTCGGCGTCGCCGGTCGCCAGCGTGAAGGTGAGCGCGTCGAAGACCAGGTCGTCGGGCGACAGCCCGTACTCGCCGACCACGATGTCGTGGATCTTGC from the Gemmatimonadaceae bacterium genome contains:
- a CDS encoding acyl-CoA dehydrogenase family protein; this encodes MTNDFSSQRPPLTTLSDDELAFRDAVAEFTNGEVRPRVQEMERAAKLDPTLIPKYFELGLMGIQVPEEHGGAGGNLMMVTIAVEEISKADAAAAIMVDVQNTLVLYPMLTYASEEQKARYLPRLCTDMVGAYALSEAVSGSDAFALQTRATAQPDGSFVLNGRKLWITNGAEADFFIIFANADPSKGYKGITAFIVERGFRGFAVGKKEDKLGIRASSTCELILDNVPVPAANVLGPVGQGYKIAIETLNEGRIGIGAQMIGNAQGALDAAVAYLKERKQFGKALAEFQGLQFQVAQAATELEAARLMVYNATRQKEAGLDIAVTGAMAKLYASQVCQQVTSLAVELLGGAGYTKDYPVEKFYRDAKIGAIYEGTSNMQLQTIAKAVLR
- the extI gene encoding selenite/tellurite reduction operon porin ExtI, yielding MKRFLLRTAAAGLACLLASIPAQAQTDIVTDMLSLRIQLRGQMIAEHSDFGAGNDRLGDRTDLRLHRFRITFTGMFDSTYGFVMNTHSAISGTKSGIVGHTISTADTDFNDSGVRLLDAYFIANYNKYVNFKFGLTKIPMTRGNLDGCFDPIGIDRSLWAFTGYGTSPIKASRDMGVNMWGKLFGGRSVYQLAAFQGREGFARTTHPFSGATVTSSQTPGNSLLYVGRIHYSLLDAEADGSGYQGSYLGDLKVLTFGVGMGHESDAIYKNVTSAGVVSNEETVDYNALTADMFFEYPTSAGTVTLTSAYIKVDFDDVYKTNLNPGDLLTNYGGVNGQKDGFYVKGAFLLPKKFGKEGKLQPYGYYEKFDVAAIAGVKEQTITQKAIGVNWYIRGQNVRFTTEYLKNEFAKPTGLIGGRVNASNQPIDLVTENTSLRAMFQVAF
- the amrS gene encoding AmmeMemoRadiSam system radical SAM enzyme; amino-acid sequence: MLSPESRHPARWWHALPDGRVQCDLCPRECRLHEGQRGLCFVRQMVDGTMVLTTYGRSSGFCVDPIEKKPLNHFYPGTSVFSFGTAGCNLTCKFCQNWDISKSREVDTLVDRALPAEIAAAAREAGCASVAFTYNDPVIFAEYAMDAADACHAAGLKTVAVTAGYINDVPRREFYAKMDAANVDLKAFTEDFYVALSGGHLQPVLDTLRYLTHETDVWVEITTLVIPGCNDSDDELDAMSRWIARELGPDVPLHFSAFHPDWKMRNLPPTPAATLTRARHIAQRAGLRYVYTGNVHDTEGGATVCPGCGVTLIARDWYRIDQYRLTPDGHCPACGTGIAGRFRPFDGSFGQRRIPIAMHR
- the amrB gene encoding AmmeMemoRadiSam system protein B; the encoded protein is MTTVRPPAVAGMFYAARPASLKQDVVELLARPEGAALERAPKALIVPHAGYIYSGPIAASAYAQLAPLRDRYRRVVLLGPAHHVMLRGLALPTSDRFRTPFGEVALDVEVMRQLDASPHVSRNDDAHEPEHSLEVQLPFLQQVLGDFQLVPLVVGEASAAQVADVLDLAWGGDETLLVISSDLSHYLPDEVARRVDADTVAAILQLNHHIGHRQACGATPINGLLLAAQRHGLKPVVLDVRNSSQTAGDAERVVGYAAFAFLPASGDSVSVDADDAARTGVVAEEVKGAMLLRLARGAIGAALGLRTPAAADASWLSKPGATFVTLTKRGKLCGCIGSIEARRPLGEDVQENAVAAAFQDPRFRPLKHTEFEDVRVEVSLLSAPEPMTVASETEALSALRPNVDGVLCEYGRHRSVYLPQVWEQLPKPAEFLFHLKEKAGLPGRFWASGVKLSRFTVAKWHE
- a CDS encoding bifunctional homocysteine S-methyltransferase/methylenetetrahydrofolate reductase, with translation MSATRDELRHRLVDPAQVVIADGAMGTVLYAKGVFINQCYDELNVRQPDLVRGIHADYVRAGAELLETNSFGANRPKLQHYGLEANVREFNVAAATLARDAAGEQALVAGAVGPLGLRIEPYGPTSREEAQEFFAEQMRALREGGVDCFILETFSDLNEIAQAVKAARAVDPALPVIAQMTVGPDGVTSFGVPPEEVAEALEESGADIIGLNCSVGPQTILEAIERMVPVTSKKLSAMPNAGMPREVSGRRMYMASPEYMSTYARNLIQAGVRLIGGCCGTTPDHIRAMVDGVRPLVPRHATVEGSAGGGRLSRVAAHHESHAVQPVALGERSAWGRKLAAGAFVTSVEIVPPRGVEPSRMLDEVRKLKAAGVDAVNVPDGPRAQSRMSAIATSVLIQQACGIETVTHYACRDRNLLGMLSDLLGASALGLHNVLLVTGDPPKMGPYPDATAVFDIDAIGLTNLVSRLNHGVDPGGNSIGAPTRYVIGVGVNPVAIDVEHELKRFAWKVEAGAEFAVTQPVFDTEQLESFVRRIEEHHLPVVAGIWPLVSVRNAEFLANEVPGVTVPSAVIERMGRANEKSKDHAVAEGIAIAREMLDRVRPVVQGVQVSAPFGKVELALDVFRT
- the metH gene encoding methionine synthase, with translation MPHTPPAVSSAYLAALGRRVLVFDGAMGTSIQRYHLTPEDFGGAALEGCNDHLVLTRPDVIQAIHESFLAVGCDVVETCTFQSTPRRLAEWGLKDKARDINVAAARLARAASEKFATISHPRFVAGSIGPTGMLPSSSDPALSAITFDALAEQYYWQAKYLAEGGVDVLLVETSQDILEVKAAIAGFEQLFAETGHRLPVQAQVTLDTSGRMLLGTDIASAMTTLEALPVHVIGLNCSTGPEHMREPVRYLTEHATRPISCIPNAGLPLNTGTGDAVYPLEPAPMAEALRDFVQQFGVRVVGGCCGTTPAHLEAVVRAVRGDATPAAGTGTPAAAVTAPFAPRAHHVPRASSAMRAITLHQDPAPLLVGERVNAQGSRKVKRLLLAEDYEGILEVAREQVDGGAHVLDVCVAVTERADEADQMEQVVRLLSQSVETPLMIDSTEPDVIARALEHVPGRALVNSINMENGRARIEAVVPLAKRHGAALVALTIDEHGMARTAARKLEVARKIHDIVVGEYGLSPDDLVFDALTFTLATGDAEWVDSAHETIDGIRAIKGSLPGVLTILGVSNVSFGLAPEARGVLNSVFLHHCVQAGLDAAIVNPAHVTPYAEIPETERALADDLIFNRRPDALQKFLEHFQQTGDGRRETGEKADPTAGMTAAQRVHWMVVHRKKEGIEDALDAAGVRAEPVRVLNEVLLPAMKEVGDKFGAGELILPFVLQSAEVMKRAVKHLEQFLERQAGYTKGTVVLATVYGDVHDIGKSLVNTILANNGYTVHDLGKQVPVNTIVDKAIELKADAIGLSALLVSTSKQMPLCVQELDRRGLQLPVLIGGAAINRRFGRRAMFVEGERAYEPGVFYCKDAFEGLETMDRLQDPAVRASFTAQLMADARNDVFLHTNVGKDVRAGEAGGARSAVRTDVPVPRAPFFGTRVLHDIPLREVLDLLDLDELYRLQWGGRGSGEAFDTLVRTEFEPMRQRLEADATREGWLQPQAVYGYFPAQADGNAMVVYDPAAFESDGGARREIARFNFPRQVGREHLCLADYVRPVASDEVDVIALQIVTVGEAAAARFAALQAAGEYSEAFLVHGLAVEAAEATAQWMHAHIRRELGVDPVQGKRYSWGYGACPDLDDHGQLFKLLPAEQALGMTLTEAFQLVPEQSTAAIVLHHPECKYYAVRTAAEAT